In the Chromobacterium sp. ATCC 53434 genome, GGGCGGACGAACTGCATGTCGGAATCGCCCCAGCGCATCAGCTTCGGCGCCGGCAGCTTCTTCAGCGCCAGCGCCACCACCTCGGCCAGCACCGCGGACAGCGCCTCGCCGGCCTTGGTGCTGGAATAGGCGTAGACGTCCTGCTTGCCGTTGTTGACGATGGACAGCTCGGACACGTCGACGCCGCAGGAGCGGGCGAAGCCGGCCAGCGCCGGCGTCGGCTGGCCGTCCTTCAGGCCGGCGGCGGCCGCCGGGCCCTGACGGGTGACGCGCTGCTCCGGCTGCACGGCGAGCACGCCGGGCAGTTGCACCGCCAGGCGGCGCGGCGACGCGTACACCACGGCATCGGCGTCGGCGGCGGCAAACTGCATCCGCTTCAGTTCTTCGGTGATGGTCTGGGCGAAACTGGCGGCCAGACGCGGCAGCGCCTTAGGCGGCAGCTCCTCGGTCAGGAGTTCGATCAGCAGGGTTGCGTTCATTCTATTTCGGTTTCGATTATCGGGATGCGGCTCCGGCGGCCTCGCAAATCACCTTCATCATGGCGTGGGCGACCGAATCCTCGTTCACCGGCTGCCACTTCCAGGCGAAGCGCGGCACCGGAAACATGGTGGAAAACAGGTGTTTGTTGTTCTGGTCGAAATACTCGGACCCGACAAACACGTACTGGTACTGCTTGCAATCGGCGTAGCCGGTGGTGCGGCGAATGTAGAAATGCAGCTTGTAGGACTGCTCGTAACGCTGCTTGACGAAGCGTTCCTGATTGATGAAGTGGACCAGCCCGTCCTTGCCCAGCCAAAGCGAGTTGCCGTCTATCGCCAACTGCAGCTGACCGCCGTCCTGATACACCACCCAATCGGCCGCCGGCGCCGCCCAGGCCGGCAGTCCGGCCAGCAACAACATCGCCAAACAGACTCTCATCGTCGCTCCCATCGGTCGAGCCGGCACAGGCCGGCTCTAACAGCATAGGCAAACGCCATCAGCCCTTGCGGCACATCGGGAAGCCCAGGGCCTCCCGCGCGTCGTAATAGGCCTGCGCCACGCCGCGCGACAGATTGCGGATGCGGCCGATATAGGCGGCGCGCTCGGTCACCGAGATCGAGCCGCGCGCGTCCAGCAGGTTGAAGGTGTGGCCGGCCTTCAGAATCATCTCGTAGGCCGGCAGCGGCAGGCTGGCTTCCAGCAGCGTCTTGGCTTCGGCCTCGTAGTCGTTGAACTGGCGGAACAGCAGCTCGACATTGCTGTGCTCGAAGGCGTAGCGGGACTGCTCGACCTCGTTCTGATAGAACACATTGCCGTAAGTCACCGGCTGGCCGTCCGGCAGATGGGTCCAGATCAGGTCGTAGACGTTCTCCACGCCCTGCAGATACATCGCCAGCCGCTCCAGGCCGTAGGTGATCTCGCCCAGCACCGGCTTGCAGTCCAGGCCGCCCACTTGTTGGAAATAGGTGAACTGGGTCACTTCCATGCCGTTCAACCAGACTTCCCAACCGAGACCCCAGGCGCCCAGCGTCGGATTCTCCCAGTCGTCCTCGACGAAGCGGATGTCCTGCACCGTCGGATCGAGACCCAGTTCCTTCAAGGAACCCAGGTACAGTTCCTGGATATTGGACGGAGCCGGCTTCAGTACCACCTGGAACTGGTGGTGCTGGAACAGGCGGTTGGGGTTCTCGCCGTAGCGGCCGTCCTTCGGACGACGGCTGGGCTGCACATAGGCGGCGTTCCACGGTTCCGGCCCCAGGGCGCGCAGAAAAGTGGCGGTATGCGAGGTGCCGGCGCCCACTTCGGTGTCGTAAGGCTGCAAGAGCGCGCAGCCCTGGCGGTTCCAGTAGTGCTGCAGCGTGAGGATGATTTCCTGGAAGGTAAGCATAAACGAGGCGATAAGTGGACAAATAAACGTCGATTCTACCGCCTGACGCCCCCGACGCAAAGCCGGACCGGCCCGCGACGCCACCGACTATACCGAATAACACGATTGCCGGCGGGAAGCTCCCTATGCCTTCGACCATACGCATGAAGACCAGGCTCATTCTCCTGGCGCTGATCAATCTGGTGGCGCTCTTGGTGCTGACCGGCGCCGGCGCCGCGCAGCTGGCCGACATGGACCGCGACGTCGAGCGGCGGCTGGACGTCGCGCTGCGGCAAAGCCGGATCAACCGCGACCTGCAACTGGCCAATCTGCACTTCAAGATCCAGGTGCAGGACTGGAAAGACGTGCTGCTGCGCGGCAACGACGCCGCCGACTACGCCGCCTACCTCGCCGCCTTCGAACGCGAGAGCCGCGAGGTCGAC is a window encoding:
- a CDS encoding surface-adhesin E family protein, whose protein sequence is MRVCLAMLLLAGLPAWAAPAADWVVYQDGGQLQLAIDGNSLWLGKDGLVHFINQERFVKQRYEQSYKLHFYIRRTTGYADCKQYQYVFVGSEYFDQNNKHLFSTMFPVPRFAWKWQPVNEDSVAHAMMKVICEAAGAASR
- the glyQ gene encoding glycine--tRNA ligase subunit alpha, which gives rise to MLTFQEIILTLQHYWNRQGCALLQPYDTEVGAGTSHTATFLRALGPEPWNAAYVQPSRRPKDGRYGENPNRLFQHHQFQVVLKPAPSNIQELYLGSLKELGLDPTVQDIRFVEDDWENPTLGAWGLGWEVWLNGMEVTQFTYFQQVGGLDCKPVLGEITYGLERLAMYLQGVENVYDLIWTHLPDGQPVTYGNVFYQNEVEQSRYAFEHSNVELLFRQFNDYEAEAKTLLEASLPLPAYEMILKAGHTFNLLDARGSISVTERAAYIGRIRNLSRGVAQAYYDAREALGFPMCRKG